A part of Pseudomonadota bacterium genomic DNA contains:
- a CDS encoding type IIA DNA topoisomerase subunit B, translating to MTKYNEDKIKTLSSLEHIKLRPGMYIGRLGNGSHPDDGIYVLLKEVIDNAVDEFIMGEGNRVEVSISETGRVTVRDYGRGIPLGKLVECVSVINTGAKYNDEVFQFSVGLNGVGTKAVNALSAEFSVRSVRDGLFASAEFVNGELVGEDKGKTSEKNGTLVSFVPDPKHFEEFEFNLDFVRKRLWRYAYLNAGLKIYLDEELFYSANGLRDLLDDEIEGTQLYEPIHYKDSTLEFTFSHTDCYGESYFSFVNGTYTNEGGTHLSAFREGILKGINDYSGKKFAGEDVRDGVVGAAAVKVKDPIFESQTKNKLGNTEIRGWIVNKVKDVLVDYFYKHTDVADILIQKIQHNAKVRKDLQQVRKEAKLKAKKVALKVPQLRDCKYHPSKTHPSKEGQENMIFITEGQSASGSIVSSRDPMTQAVFSLKGKPMNVYGQDLSLLYKNDEMYNMMRALNIEDSIGGLRYDKVVLATDADVDGLHIRNLLLTFFLHYFESMVKRGHVYILETPIYRVRTKQDTIYCYSEKERTSAEKKLAGRGSKKLKVEITRFKGLGEISPKEFKQFIGNDIRLKQVSIDRLSDVPILLQFYMGKNTPERKAYIMENLVDDPLI from the coding sequence ATCAAGACCCTGAGTTCTCTGGAACACATCAAGCTGCGTCCGGGGATGTATATCGGCCGCCTCGGCAATGGTTCTCATCCCGATGACGGGATTTATGTGCTCCTGAAGGAAGTGATCGATAATGCGGTTGATGAATTCATCATGGGGGAGGGGAACCGGGTCGAAGTTTCCATAAGCGAGACGGGGCGGGTCACGGTCAGGGACTATGGCCGCGGCATTCCTCTCGGGAAACTTGTTGAATGTGTCTCCGTTATCAATACCGGCGCCAAATACAACGATGAGGTCTTCCAGTTTTCCGTCGGCTTGAATGGCGTCGGCACCAAGGCGGTCAACGCGCTTTCCGCGGAATTTTCCGTCCGGTCCGTCCGGGACGGGCTCTTTGCCTCGGCCGAATTTGTCAACGGCGAACTGGTAGGTGAGGACAAAGGCAAGACCAGCGAGAAAAACGGCACGCTGGTGAGTTTCGTCCCTGACCCCAAACATTTTGAGGAGTTTGAATTCAACCTGGATTTCGTCCGGAAAAGATTATGGCGATATGCATATCTCAATGCCGGGCTCAAAATCTATCTCGATGAGGAGCTGTTCTACTCGGCAAACGGCCTGCGGGATCTTCTCGATGACGAGATTGAGGGGACCCAGCTCTATGAACCGATCCATTACAAGGACAGCACCCTGGAATTCACCTTCTCCCATACCGACTGTTACGGCGAGTCCTATTTTTCCTTTGTGAACGGCACCTACACCAACGAAGGCGGCACCCACCTTTCTGCCTTCCGGGAGGGAATTCTCAAAGGGATCAATGATTATTCAGGCAAAAAGTTTGCCGGAGAAGATGTCCGGGACGGCGTGGTCGGGGCGGCAGCGGTGAAGGTGAAAGATCCGATTTTTGAGTCCCAGACCAAGAACAAACTCGGCAACACCGAAATCAGGGGCTGGATCGTCAACAAGGTCAAGGATGTCCTGGTTGATTATTTCTACAAGCATACCGATGTGGCCGACATCCTGATCCAGAAGATCCAGCACAATGCCAAAGTTCGTAAAGACCTGCAGCAGGTCAGGAAAGAAGCAAAACTCAAGGCCAAAAAAGTTGCGCTGAAAGTCCCCCAGCTCAGGGATTGCAAATACCATCCCAGTAAAACCCACCCTTCGAAAGAAGGTCAGGAGAACATGATCTTCATCACCGAGGGGCAGTCTGCCTCCGGCTCGATCGTCAGCTCCCGCGATCCCATGACCCAGGCGGTTTTTTCGCTCAAGGGCAAACCGATGAATGTGTACGGCCAGGATCTCTCGCTCCTCTACAAAAACGACGAGATGTACAATATGATGCGAGCCCTGAACATTGAGGATTCCATCGGCGGCCTTCGTTACGACAAGGTCGTCCTGGCCACCGATGCCGATGTGGACGGCCTCCATATCCGGAATCTGCTCCTCACCTTTTTCCTCCATTATTTTGAGTCAATGGTCAAGAGAGGGCATGTCTATATCCTTGAAACCCCTATCTACCGGGTCAGGACCAAACAGGACACCATTTACTGCTATTCCGAAAAGGAACGAACTTCCGCGGAAAAAAAACTTGCCGGCAGGGGCAGCAAGAAACTGAAAGTCGAAATCACCAGATTCAAAGGGCTTGGCGAGATATCGCCCAAGGAATTCAAACAATTCATCGGCAATGATATCCGCCTGAAACAGGTCAGCATCGACCGGTTAAGCGACGTCCCGATTCTTCTCCAGTTCTACATGGGCAAAAACACCCCGGAACGCAAGGCGTATATTATGGAAAATCTTGTTGACGACCCGCTTATCTAG